Proteins encoded by one window of Lycium barbarum isolate Lr01 chromosome 11, ASM1917538v2, whole genome shotgun sequence:
- the LOC132616587 gene encoding uncharacterized protein LOC132616587 isoform X2 yields MYLPVPVNFIFVGFEGKGNQEFKLQPEELERWFTKIDHILEHTRIPQVGEVLTPFYKTSIDREQRHHLPLISHINYNFSVHAIQMGEKVTSIFERAIDVFGRKDDMSDNRDDGTVLWQVDVDMMDVLFTSLVEYLKLGDAYNIFVLNPRRNGKRVKYGYRQGLSEREINFLRENKEVQSKILHSGRASESILALEKMTRPLYAKHPMAKFSWTVTDETDTVEWYNRCQDVLNNVEKVSQGKDMAEVVQNKVMQFLNGKNGELKLRFERELKAGEFSGFHAECITDTWIGNHRWAFIDLSAGPFSWGPAVGGEGVRTELSLPNVEKTIGAVAEISEEEAEDLLQEAIQEKFAVFGDVQKDHQAIDILLAEMDIYELFAFNHCKGRKVKLALCEELDERMQDLKNELKSFEDEGSEETHRIKAVDALKRMENWNLFSESYEDYKNYTVARDTFLAHLGATLWGSMRHIISPSLADGAFHYYEKISFQLFFITQEKFRNIKQLPVDLKSIMNGLSSLALSSQEVMFSPHMLPLSEDPALAMAFSVARRAAAVPLLLVNGTYRKTVRSYLDSSILQHQLQRLNDHGSLKGSHAHSRSTLEVPIFWFIHSDPLLVDKHYQAKALSDMVIVVQSEESSWESHLQCNGRSLLWDLRKPIKAALAAVSEHVAGMLPLHLVYSQAHETAIEDWIWSVGCNPLSITSQGWHISKFHSDTVARSYVLTALEESIQLVNSAIHRLVMERTSEQTFKLFKTHERELVNKYNYVVSLWRRISTVSGELRYVDALRLLYTLEDASKGFVNYVDTTLASLHPIHCTRQREVKVEFDITTIPAFLVVIFVLWFVLKPRRAKPKIN; encoded by the exons ATGTACCTCCCAGTACCTGTGAATTTCATTTTTGTTGGATTTGAAGGAAAGGGGAATCAAG AATTTAAGCTACAACCAGAGGAACTAGAGCGCTGGTTTACAAAGATTGATCACATCCTTGAACATACAAGGATTCCTCAAGTAGGAGAAGTTTTGACACCGTTTTACAAAACTAGCATTGACAGAGAACAACGTCACCATCTGCCTCTTATCAGTCACATAAACTACAA TTTTTCTGTTCATGCCATTCAAATGGGAGAAAAGGTCACATCCATCTTTGAGCGTGCCATTGATGTCTTTGGCCGCAAGGATGATATGTCTGATAACAG GGATGATGGAACTGTTCTATGGCAAGTTGACGTGGATATGATGGATGTTCTCTTTACCAGCCTCGTGGAGTATTTAAAACTGGGAGATGCCTATAACATCTTCGTTTTGAATCCCAGGCGCAATGGAAAAAGAGTCAAATATGGATACAG GCAAGGGTTATCCGAGCGCGAAATTAACTTTCTTAGGGAG AATAAGGAGGTACAATCGAAAATTCTTCATTCAGGAAGAGCATCAGAAAGTATTCTTG CTCTTGAAAAGATGACAAGACCGTTGTATGCCAAGCATCCGATGGCAAAGTTTTCCTGGACTGTCACAGACGAGACAGATACA GTAGAATGGTATAATAGATGCCAAGATGTATTAAACAATGTTGAGAAGGTATCTCAAGGGAAGGACATGGCCGAAGTTGTTCAGAACAAGGTTATGCAG TTTCTGAATGGGAAAAATGGAGAATTGAAGCTTCGTTTTGAAAGAGAGTTAAAAGCTGGGGAATTTAGCGGTTTTCATGCTGAATGTATCACTGATACATGGATTGGAAATCACAG GTGGGCTTTTATTGATTTGAGTGCGGGCCCTTTTTCATGGGGACCTGCTGTGGGTGGAGAAGGTGTGCGCACAGAACTAAGTTTACCAAACGTGGAGAAAACCATCGGTGCAGTTGCAG AAATTTCAGAAGAAGAAGCTGAAGATCTATTGCAAGAGGCTATTCAAGAGAAGTTTGCAGTGTTTGGTGAT GTCCAGAAAGATCATCAGGCCATTGATATTCTTTTAgctgaaatggatatatatgaaCTATTTGCTTTCAATCATTGCAAGGGAAGGAAGGTTAAGCTTGCTCTTTGTGAAG AGCTTGACGAGAGAATGCAAGATTTGAAAAATGAGCTGAAGTCTTTCGAGGATGAAGGGTCTGAAGAAACCCATAGGATAAAGGCTGTTGATGCACTGAAAAGGATGGAGAACTGGAACCTGTTTAGTGAATCTTATGAG GATTACAAAAATTATACAGTTGCTCGCGACACTTTCCTTGCACATTTGGGGGCAACCTTATGGGGGTCTATGAGACACATAATTTCTCCATCACTTGCCGATGGGGCATTCCACTACTATGAGAAAATATCTTTTCAGCTGTTCTTTATCACACAGGAG AAATTTAGAAATATTAAGCAGTTACCTGTTGACCTCAAGTCTATCATGAATGGTCTTTCATCATTGGCGCTATCTTCTCAGGAAGTGATGTTCAGTCCGCACAT GTTGCCGCTGTCAGAGGATCCTGCTTTGGCCATGGCTTTTTCAGTGGCTCGGAGAGCGGCAGCTGTTCCCCTGTTGCTTGTGAATGGAACTTATAGGAAGACTGTCCGTTCCTATCTGGATTCTTCCATTCTCCAGCATCAGTTGCAGAGATTGAATGATCATGGATCTTTGAAAG GTTCACATGCACATAGCAGGTCTACTCTTGAAGTGCCTATCTTTTGGTTTATTCACAGTGATCCCTTGTTAGTTGACAAGCATTATCAAGCCAAAGCGCTTTCCGATATGGTCATTGTGGTGCAGTCAGAAGAATCATCCTGGGAGAGTCATTTGCAGTGTAATGGGCGGTCTCTCCTGTGGGATTTGAG GAAGCCTATCAAAGCTGCTTTGGCTGCTGTGTCAGAACATGTAGCAGGAATGCTTCCCCTTCATCTTGTTTATAGTCAAGCCCATGAAACTGCAATTGAG GACTGGATTTGGTCAGTTGGATGCAACCCTTTATCCATCACTTCCCAAGGCTGGCATATCTCCAAATTCCATTCAGACACTGTTGCTCGAAGCTATGTGTTGACAGCTCTTGAAGAGTCCATTCAATTGGTCAATTCGGCTATTCATCGCCTTGTTATGGAGAGGACGT CAGAACAGACTTTTAAGCTCTTTAAAACCCATGAGCGTGAGTTGGTGAACAAATACAATTATGTTGTTAGCTTGTGGAGAAGA ATTTCAACTGTCAGCGGGGAACTGCGCTATGTGGATGCCTTGAGACTTCTCTATACCTTAGAGGATGCGTCAAAAGG GTTTGTAAATTATGTTGATACAACTCTAGCCAGTCTCCATCCAATACATTGCACCCGTCAAAGGGAAGTTAAGGTCGAGTTTGACATAACAACAATACCTGCTTTCCTAGTTGTTATCTTTGTTCTTTGGTTTGTGCTAAAGCCTAGAAGAGCCAAGCCTAAGATCAACTGA
- the LOC132616587 gene encoding uncharacterized protein LOC132616587 isoform X1 has translation MWARSFFFLFLFILFLSDSSLGATGGNRKTGKSSVFSLFNLKEKSKFWSESVIHGGDFDDLETSNPEKTSVPNYTQAGNIANYLKLLEVDSMYLPVPVNFIFVGFEGKGNQEFKLQPEELERWFTKIDHILEHTRIPQVGEVLTPFYKTSIDREQRHHLPLISHINYNFSVHAIQMGEKVTSIFERAIDVFGRKDDMSDNRDDGTVLWQVDVDMMDVLFTSLVEYLKLGDAYNIFVLNPRRNGKRVKYGYRQGLSEREINFLRENKEVQSKILHSGRASESILALEKMTRPLYAKHPMAKFSWTVTDETDTVEWYNRCQDVLNNVEKVSQGKDMAEVVQNKVMQFLNGKNGELKLRFERELKAGEFSGFHAECITDTWIGNHRWAFIDLSAGPFSWGPAVGGEGVRTELSLPNVEKTIGAVAEISEEEAEDLLQEAIQEKFAVFGDVQKDHQAIDILLAEMDIYELFAFNHCKGRKVKLALCEELDERMQDLKNELKSFEDEGSEETHRIKAVDALKRMENWNLFSESYEDYKNYTVARDTFLAHLGATLWGSMRHIISPSLADGAFHYYEKISFQLFFITQEKFRNIKQLPVDLKSIMNGLSSLALSSQEVMFSPHMLPLSEDPALAMAFSVARRAAAVPLLLVNGTYRKTVRSYLDSSILQHQLQRLNDHGSLKGSHAHSRSTLEVPIFWFIHSDPLLVDKHYQAKALSDMVIVVQSEESSWESHLQCNGRSLLWDLRKPIKAALAAVSEHVAGMLPLHLVYSQAHETAIEDWIWSVGCNPLSITSQGWHISKFHSDTVARSYVLTALEESIQLVNSAIHRLVMERTSEQTFKLFKTHERELVNKYNYVVSLWRRISTVSGELRYVDALRLLYTLEDASKGFVNYVDTTLASLHPIHCTRQREVKVEFDITTIPAFLVVIFVLWFVLKPRRAKPKIN, from the exons ATGTGGGCTCGGTCCTTTTTTTTCTTGTTCCTCTTCATCTTG TTCCTGAGTGATAGTTCACTTGGTGCTACGGGTGGAAATCGTAAAACAGGGAAGTCATCGGTGTTTTCGTTGTTTAACCTTAAAGAGAAGAGCAAATTCTGGAGTGAGTCTGTTATACATGGTGGTG ATTTTGATGATCTGGAAACATCTAATCCGGAAAAAACGAGTGTTCCCAATTACACCCAGGCAG GTAATATAGCAAATTATTTGAAGCTTCTGGAAGTTGATTCCATGTACCTCCCAGTACCTGTGAATTTCATTTTTGTTGGATTTGAAGGAAAGGGGAATCAAG AATTTAAGCTACAACCAGAGGAACTAGAGCGCTGGTTTACAAAGATTGATCACATCCTTGAACATACAAGGATTCCTCAAGTAGGAGAAGTTTTGACACCGTTTTACAAAACTAGCATTGACAGAGAACAACGTCACCATCTGCCTCTTATCAGTCACATAAACTACAA TTTTTCTGTTCATGCCATTCAAATGGGAGAAAAGGTCACATCCATCTTTGAGCGTGCCATTGATGTCTTTGGCCGCAAGGATGATATGTCTGATAACAG GGATGATGGAACTGTTCTATGGCAAGTTGACGTGGATATGATGGATGTTCTCTTTACCAGCCTCGTGGAGTATTTAAAACTGGGAGATGCCTATAACATCTTCGTTTTGAATCCCAGGCGCAATGGAAAAAGAGTCAAATATGGATACAG GCAAGGGTTATCCGAGCGCGAAATTAACTTTCTTAGGGAG AATAAGGAGGTACAATCGAAAATTCTTCATTCAGGAAGAGCATCAGAAAGTATTCTTG CTCTTGAAAAGATGACAAGACCGTTGTATGCCAAGCATCCGATGGCAAAGTTTTCCTGGACTGTCACAGACGAGACAGATACA GTAGAATGGTATAATAGATGCCAAGATGTATTAAACAATGTTGAGAAGGTATCTCAAGGGAAGGACATGGCCGAAGTTGTTCAGAACAAGGTTATGCAG TTTCTGAATGGGAAAAATGGAGAATTGAAGCTTCGTTTTGAAAGAGAGTTAAAAGCTGGGGAATTTAGCGGTTTTCATGCTGAATGTATCACTGATACATGGATTGGAAATCACAG GTGGGCTTTTATTGATTTGAGTGCGGGCCCTTTTTCATGGGGACCTGCTGTGGGTGGAGAAGGTGTGCGCACAGAACTAAGTTTACCAAACGTGGAGAAAACCATCGGTGCAGTTGCAG AAATTTCAGAAGAAGAAGCTGAAGATCTATTGCAAGAGGCTATTCAAGAGAAGTTTGCAGTGTTTGGTGAT GTCCAGAAAGATCATCAGGCCATTGATATTCTTTTAgctgaaatggatatatatgaaCTATTTGCTTTCAATCATTGCAAGGGAAGGAAGGTTAAGCTTGCTCTTTGTGAAG AGCTTGACGAGAGAATGCAAGATTTGAAAAATGAGCTGAAGTCTTTCGAGGATGAAGGGTCTGAAGAAACCCATAGGATAAAGGCTGTTGATGCACTGAAAAGGATGGAGAACTGGAACCTGTTTAGTGAATCTTATGAG GATTACAAAAATTATACAGTTGCTCGCGACACTTTCCTTGCACATTTGGGGGCAACCTTATGGGGGTCTATGAGACACATAATTTCTCCATCACTTGCCGATGGGGCATTCCACTACTATGAGAAAATATCTTTTCAGCTGTTCTTTATCACACAGGAG AAATTTAGAAATATTAAGCAGTTACCTGTTGACCTCAAGTCTATCATGAATGGTCTTTCATCATTGGCGCTATCTTCTCAGGAAGTGATGTTCAGTCCGCACAT GTTGCCGCTGTCAGAGGATCCTGCTTTGGCCATGGCTTTTTCAGTGGCTCGGAGAGCGGCAGCTGTTCCCCTGTTGCTTGTGAATGGAACTTATAGGAAGACTGTCCGTTCCTATCTGGATTCTTCCATTCTCCAGCATCAGTTGCAGAGATTGAATGATCATGGATCTTTGAAAG GTTCACATGCACATAGCAGGTCTACTCTTGAAGTGCCTATCTTTTGGTTTATTCACAGTGATCCCTTGTTAGTTGACAAGCATTATCAAGCCAAAGCGCTTTCCGATATGGTCATTGTGGTGCAGTCAGAAGAATCATCCTGGGAGAGTCATTTGCAGTGTAATGGGCGGTCTCTCCTGTGGGATTTGAG GAAGCCTATCAAAGCTGCTTTGGCTGCTGTGTCAGAACATGTAGCAGGAATGCTTCCCCTTCATCTTGTTTATAGTCAAGCCCATGAAACTGCAATTGAG GACTGGATTTGGTCAGTTGGATGCAACCCTTTATCCATCACTTCCCAAGGCTGGCATATCTCCAAATTCCATTCAGACACTGTTGCTCGAAGCTATGTGTTGACAGCTCTTGAAGAGTCCATTCAATTGGTCAATTCGGCTATTCATCGCCTTGTTATGGAGAGGACGT CAGAACAGACTTTTAAGCTCTTTAAAACCCATGAGCGTGAGTTGGTGAACAAATACAATTATGTTGTTAGCTTGTGGAGAAGA ATTTCAACTGTCAGCGGGGAACTGCGCTATGTGGATGCCTTGAGACTTCTCTATACCTTAGAGGATGCGTCAAAAGG GTTTGTAAATTATGTTGATACAACTCTAGCCAGTCTCCATCCAATACATTGCACCCGTCAAAGGGAAGTTAAGGTCGAGTTTGACATAACAACAATACCTGCTTTCCTAGTTGTTATCTTTGTTCTTTGGTTTGTGCTAAAGCCTAGAAGAGCCAAGCCTAAGATCAACTGA